A window of Synchiropus splendidus isolate RoL2022-P1 chromosome 9, RoL_Sspl_1.0, whole genome shotgun sequence contains these coding sequences:
- the b3gnt2b gene encoding N-acetyllactosaminide beta-1,3-N-acetylglucosaminyltransferase 2, which yields MMAVLRRRLKLIVTVTMVNFFIFIIISRHKDKSSQHKLINLNNPFWAKLAPSPAYWNRQQQILDFQNNPVLTANSSEAPEWMNRSSAASDPCQPDLSVLTQVKDYSTLPDRFKDFLLYMRCRSYPLRVDQPAICREPPFLLLAVKSLAPHFDRRQAIRQSWGRAGVVANQTVVTIFLLGNATATDHHPDLSEMLRYESDQHSDLIQWDYRDSFFNLTLKEVLFLDWIQSRCAGARFIFKGDDDVFVNTYAILDFLKALKEPKAKDLFVGDVITNAGPHRDKKVKYFIPESMYVGAYPPYAGGGGYLFSGDIAARLHNVSRHVVLYPIDDVYTGMCLRKLGLSPEKHKGFWTFNIKEKYRSNPCVYKGLMLVHPRTPQEMIQIWSWLNSPTLNCQ from the coding sequence ATGATGGCGGTGCTGCGGCGGAGGCTGAAGCTGATCGTGACCGTGACCATGGTcaacttcttcatcttcatcatcatctccagacACAAGGACAAAAGCTCCCAGCACAAGCTCATCAATCTCAACAACCCCTTCTGGGCCAAACTGGCCCCGAGCCCGGCCTACTGGAACCGGCAGCAGCAGATCCTGGACTTCCAGAACAACCCGGTCCTGACGGCCAACTCCTCCGAGGCGCCCGAGTGGATGAACCGCAGCAGCGCGGCCTCGGACCCCTGCCAGCCCGACCTCAGCGTCCTCACTCAGGTCAAGGACTACAGCACGCTCCCCGACCGCTTCAAGGACTTCCTGCTGTACATGCGCTGCCGCTCCTACCCGCTGAGGGTGGACCAACCCGCCATCTGCCGGGAGCCGCCCTTCCTGCTGCTGGCCGTCAAGTCCCTGGCGCCGCACTTTGACCGGCGCCAGGCCATCCGCCAGTCGTGGGGCCGGGCCGGCGTGGTGGCCAATCAGACGGTGGTCACCATCTTCCTGCTGGGCAACGCCACGGCCACGGACCACCACCCGGACCTGTCGGAGATGCTGCGCTACGAGAGCGACCAGCACAGCGACCTGATCCAGTGGGACTACCGGGACTCCTTCTTCAACCTGACGCTCAAGGAGGTGCTTTTCCTGGACTGGATCCAGAGCCGCTGCGCCGGCGCCCGCTTCATCTTCAAAGGCGACGACGACGTCTTCGTCAACACCTACGCCATCCTGGACTTCCTGAAGGCCCTGAAGGAGCCCAAAGCCAAGGACTTGTTTGTGGGCGACGTGATCACCAACGCCGGGCCGCATCGCGACAAGAAGGTCAAGTACTTCATCCCGGAGAGCATGTACGTGGGGGCGTACCCGCCCTACGCGGGCGGCGGCGGCTACCTTTTCTCCGGGGACATCGCTGCCCGGCTCCACAACGTGTCCCGGCACGTCGTCCTCTACCCCATCGACGACGTCTACACCGGCATGTGCCTTCGCAAGCTGGGCCTCTCGCCCGAAAAACACAAGGGCTTCTGGACCTTCAACATCAAGGAGAAGTACCGGTCCAACCCGTGCGTCTACAAAGGCCTGATGCTGGTCCACCCCAGGACCCCACAGGAGATGATCCAGATCTGGTCCTGGCTCAACAGCCCCACCCTCAACTGCCAGTGA